A segment of the Chryseobacterium scophthalmum genome:
AGTCCTCATTTTATTTTCTTGTTCAGGAAAAAAAGAAGAGGAAAAAACAGTGTATGAAAGCACAAAATTTAAAGAAAAAGACCAGAATACGGTACAGTTAACAGACCAGCAAATAAAATCTGTGGGTTTAACGACCACATTTCTTGAAAATAAAACAATGGAAAAACTGGTTCGTCTGAACGGAACTGTTGATATTGCACCGTCTCATATAAGTTCGCTTTCCAGCATTATGGGTGGTCATATCAAATCGATTAATGTGATTAACGGAAGCCGTTTTAGTAAAGGTCAGATTTTAGCAGTTGTTGAAGACCCGCAATTTATTCAGTTACAGCAGGATTATTTGGTGACAAAAGCGCAATTGGAATCTGCGAGACTGAATCTAAACCGTCAAAAAGATTTGAATACAAGCAAAGCGAGCAGTGATAAAACTTTACAAACCGCACAAGCCGATTATTCTACATTGAATGCAACATTGAGAGGTTTGGAAGAAAAATTAAGAATCATCGGAATCAATGCAAAAAGTTTAAATTCATCAAATATCAGAAGCCGAATTAATGTTTATGCACCTTTCAGTGGTTTTGTAAGCAAAATTTTAGTGAACAACGGGCAATACATTAATCCTTCAGAGACTTTGTTTGAACTGATTAATCCGACAGGTTTATTGCTTGAATTAAAAGTTTTTGAAAATGATATCAATGATGTGAAAATCGGACAGGAAATTTTGGTGTACAATAATCAAAACCCGGAGAAAAAATCGAAAGCAAAAATTATCAGCCTTGTTCCGAGTATTGAAAACGGAGGTTCTTCAGATGCGATTGCCAAACTTTCAGCTTCAAATCCTGATTTTATTAAAGGAATGTACATTAATGGAGAAGTTTCGGTCAACAGCAGATATACATTAGGCTTACCAAGCGAATCGGTGGTTTCTTTTGAAAATAAAAATTACATTTTTGAAGATTTAGGAAACAAAAAATACAAAATGATTCCTGTAAACACAGGGATTTATGATGATAAATTCACCGAAATTTTAAAAGCAGAACATTTAAAGGAAAAGAAAATAGTTCAAAAAGGAGCGTATAGTCTTTTAATGTTGCTTAAAAATAAAGCTGAGTAATGTGATTTTAAAATTCACAAATGATATAAATAAAAAAGCGCTAATTTTTTTAATTGGTGCTTTTTTATTGGTATAATTTCAACAAGATTATTCTTAAAATATTTTCGCCAAATTAAGAAAACAATTAAACCGGAATACTTGTCCGGGGATTTTTCCAGAATCTAAAATCTTTGTAAATTTCGTGGATTTATTCTTACCTTTATCAATTGGGAAAACTTTAAGAAAATGCCTTCTAAACTAATTAAGACCGAAGAATTATTATATGGAATCTCGTACAATTGAAAGCGATTTTGAAAAAGATATTGAACAGGTTAACCAGATTCCGGCTGTTGCAAATATATTGGAAGTAATCTGCAGTACAACGGGAATGGGCTATGCAGTGGTTGCAAGAGTGACAGAAAACCGTTGGATCGCCTGTGCCGTGAATGACAAAATCAATTTCGGATTAGGAATAGGTGGCGAACTTAAGGTAGAAACTACGCTATGTCATCAGGTAAGAGAATTTCAGGAAACAGTTGCGATAGATCATGTAGACAAAGATCCTCTTTATTCTGATCATCATACGCCCAAAACGTATGGTCTTCAAAGTTATATTTCAATTCCTTTGATTCTGAAAAATGGAGATTTCTTCGGTACTCTTTGCGCAATAGATCCAAGACCTGCCTTGGTGAATAACGAAAAAACAATCAATATGTTTAAGCTTTTTGCTGAATTGATTGCGTTTAAC
Coding sequences within it:
- a CDS encoding efflux RND transporter periplasmic adaptor subunit, with amino-acid sequence MSLKNISIYSLSLVLILFSCSGKKEEEKTVYESTKFKEKDQNTVQLTDQQIKSVGLTTTFLENKTMEKLVRLNGTVDIAPSHISSLSSIMGGHIKSINVINGSRFSKGQILAVVEDPQFIQLQQDYLVTKAQLESARLNLNRQKDLNTSKASSDKTLQTAQADYSTLNATLRGLEEKLRIIGINAKSLNSSNIRSRINVYAPFSGFVSKILVNNGQYINPSETLFELINPTGLLLELKVFENDINDVKIGQEILVYNNQNPEKKSKAKIISLVPSIENGGSSDAIAKLSASNPDFIKGMYINGEVSVNSRYTLGLPSESVVSFENKNYIFEDLGNKKYKMIPVNTGIYDDKFTEILKAEHLKEKKIVQKGAYSLLMLLKNKAE